Proteins found in one Nerophis lumbriciformis linkage group LG27, RoL_Nlum_v2.1, whole genome shotgun sequence genomic segment:
- the tomm20b gene encoding mitochondrial import receptor subunit TOM20 homolog B, whose product MMVGKTSAIAAGVCGAIFVGYCIYFDRKRRSDPNFKNRLRERRRKQVAAKERAGMAKLPDLKDAEAVQKFFLEEIQLGEELLAQGDYEKGVDHLTNAIAVCGQPQQLLQVLQQTLPPPVFQMLLTKLPTISQRIVSAQSLSEDDIE is encoded by the exons ATGATGGTCGGGAAGACGAGTGCCATCGCGGCGGGAGTGTGCGGAGCTATTTTCGTCGGTTACTGCATTTATTTTGACCGGAAGAGACGAAGCGATCCCAACTTCAAGAACAGGCTGCGAGAAC GCCGGAGGAAGCAGGTGGCGGCAAAAGAGCGAGCTGGTATGGCCAAA CTCCCAGACCTGAAGGATGCTGAGGCCGTGCAGAAGTTCTTCCTGGAGGAGATCCAGCTGGGCGAGGAGCTGCTGGCACAAG GGGACTACGAGAAGGGTGTGGACCACCTGACCAACGCCATCGCCGTGTGTGGGCAACCTCAGCAGCTCCTGCAGGTCCTGCAGCAGACTCTGCCTCCACCCGTCTTCCAGATGTTGCTCACCAAGCTGCCCACCATCAGCCAG cgcATTGTGAGCGCACAAAGTTTGAGCGAGGACGACATCGAGTGA
- the irf2bp2b gene encoding interferon regulatory factor 2-binding protein 2-B, giving the protein MSAGAASRRQSCYLCDLPRMPWAVIWDFSEAVCRGCVNYEGADRVEFVIEAARQLKRAHGLREGRASQPGKAPLPGKEPHHSAGEPASRLDRYPPRPGPDYQAGRLTNGFPKGDETPEPNRQSPNPRRPPSLVQLVNGGQAAVVEKNMAGKSVRELMALHALDSRLKKEHVTMQRMMACDGPASSSKTDRGKHLRSVKRKASPEPDGEGCAPKLNGAEGQSWLPAPSEVAKMPGFPDAHTAPPEAAAAQNSPSPMAALILAADHAGAVGSPRDGAQVHSTTAGARSNSGSPPSPSSTSHHRPAQREGPGGADSADPPPHGTPDSSVAAAASGVPLCCTLCQERLEDTHFVQCPSVASHKFCFPCSRESIKQQGASGEVYCPSGERCPLVGSNVPWAFMQGEIATILAGDIKVKKERDP; this is encoded by the exons ATGTCGGCCGGGGCCGCGTCCCGGCGCCAGTCGTGCTACCTGTGCGACCTGCCCCGCATGCCGTGGGCCGTCATCTGGGACTTCAGCGAGGCGGTGTGTCGCGGGTGTGTCAACTACGAGGGGGCCGACAGGGTCGAGTTCGTTATCGAAGCCGCCCGCCAGCTCAAGCGGGCCCACGGCCTCCGGGAGGGCCGAGCCTCGCAGCCGGGGAAGGCGCCTCTCCCCGGGAAGGAGCCCCACCATTCGGCCGGGGAGCCTGCCTCGCGCCTGGACCGCTACCCGCCGCGCCCGGGCCCGGACTACCAGGCGGGGCGGCTGACCAACGGCTTCCCCAAAGGCGACGAGACGCCCGAGCCCAACCGCCAGAGCCCCAACCCGCGACGGCCGCCGAGCCTGGTGCAGCTGGTCAACGGCGGCCAAGCTGCGGTCGTGGAGAAAAACATGGCGGGCAAGAGCGTGCGCGAGCTCATGGCCCTGCACGCGCTGGAcagcaggctgaagaaggagcacGTGACCATGCAGCGGATGATGGCGTGTGACGGCCCCGCCTCCTCGTCCAAAACAG ACAGGGGGAAGCACCTGCGCAGTGTGAAGAGGAAGGCCTCGCCCGAGCCCGATGGCGAAGGCTGCGCCCCCAAGCTGAACGGCGCCGAGGGTCAGTCGTGGCTGCCGGCGCCCTCCGAGGTCGCCAAGATGCCCGGCTTCCCGGACGCGCACACGGCACCCCCCGAGGCCGCCGCGGCGCAGAACTCTCCGTCCCCGATGGCCGCGCTCATCCTCGCCGCAGACCACGCTGGCGCCGTGGGCTCGCCCAGAGACGGCGCTCAGGTTCATTCCACGACGGCGGGCGCACGGAGTAACAGCGGCAGCCCCCCGTCGCCGTCCTCCACGTCCCACCACAGGCCGGCCCAGAGGGAGGGGCCCGGCGGCGCCGACTCGGCGGACCCCCCGCCTCACGGCACCCCCGACTCGtcggtggcggcggcggcgagtggcGTGCCGCTGTGCTGCACGCTGTGTCAAGAGCGTCTGGAGGACACGCACTTTGTGCAGTGCCCGTCAGTGGCGTCGCACAAGTTCTGCTTCCCGTGCTCGCGGGAGAGCATCAAGCAGCAGGGCGCCAGCGGCGAGGTGTACTGTCCCAGTGGCGAGCGCTGCCCCCTGGTGGGCTCCAACGTGCCCTGGGCCTTCATGCAGGGCGAGatcgccaccatcttggccggCGACATCAAGGTCAAAAAGGAGCGGGACCCCTGA
- the rbm34 gene encoding RNA-binding protein 34 has product MKKKLAHSVEVSPGQVSADYQVGQVSGSLLQKNSATCATLSSLFSSAQPRAASALFVPAPQLPRLVSPEEAQEVRGQGRPQQKKLPKKKSVAEQKLDDRESSLQSADDGEPGARKRKRQAAGAEEAEQHWAVKRQKLRAHKQEEAVKAERSVFVGNLPLSCTKKTLRGLFKQDGAIESIRFRSMAPEDPSVSRKVAAIKRQAHPLKQSVNAYVVFQDQDGVAKALKRNGVELEKDVFIRVDRVGSTSHDHKRSVFVGNLPFDVKELAMRRHFEECGGVEAVRLVRDKNSGLGKGFGYVLFENSDSVQLALKLDGSQLEGRRVRVQRSLKTQMQKSGTRRSFEGKKSGPRRSFPGKKSRPSQNFRGEQAEPKKKKSAKKKMKAKKSLRSTGSGPTK; this is encoded by the exons ATGAAGAAGAAACTTGCTCACAG CGTGGAAGTGTCTCCTGGACAGGTGTCCGCCGACTACCAGGTGGGCCAGGTGTCAGGAAGTCTGCTCCAGAAGAACTCTGCCACTTGCGCAACACTTTCATCCTTGTTCAGCAGCGCCCAGCCCCGCGCCGCGTCGGCCCTCTTCGTACCTGCGCCCCAG CTGCCTCGCCTGGTCAGCCCGGAGGAAGCCCAGGAGGTCCGAGGTCAAGGCCGTCCCCAGCAGAAGAAGCTGCCCAAGAAGAAATCTGTGGCCGAGCAGAAGCTGGACGACAG GGAGAGCAGCCTGCAGAGCGCTGACGACGGGGAGCCAGGCGCCAGGAAGAGGAAGAGGCAGGCGGCGGGCGCCGAGGAGGCGGAGCAACACTGGGCGGTGAAGAGGCAGAAGCTGCGAGCTCACAAGCAGGAAGAAGCGGTCAAGGCGGAGAGGAGCGTCTTTGTGGGCAACCTGCCGCTCAGCTGCACCAAGAAG ACGCTGCGCGGCCTCTTCAAGCAAGACGGCGCCATCGAGTCCATACGCTTCCGCTCCATG GCCCCAGAGGACCCGTCCGTGTCCCGCAAGGTGGCCGCCATCAA GCGCCAAGCCCACCCGCTGAAGCAGAGCGTCAACGCCTACGTGGTGTTCCAGGACCAAGATGGCGTCGCCAAGGCCCTGAAGAG AAACGGTGTGGAGTTGGAGAAGGATGTCTTCATCCGGGTGGACCGGGTGGGGAGCACCTCG CACGACCACAAACGCTCCGTCTTCGTGGGCAACCTCCCCTTTG ACGTGAAAGAGTTGGCCATGCGGCGCCATTTTGAGGAGTGCGGCGGCGTGGAGGCGGTGCGTCTGGTGCGGGACAAGAACTCTGGACTGGGCAAAGGATTTGGTTACGTCCTGTTTGAG AACTCCGACTCGGTCCAACTGGCGCTGAAGCTTGACGGCTCCCAGCTGGAGGGCCGGCGTGTGCGCGTGCAACGCTCGCTGAAGACGCAGATGCAGAAGAGCGGGACCAGAAGAAGCTTTGAGGGGAAGAAGAGCGGGCCCAGAAGAAGCTTCCCGGGGAAGAAGAGCAGGCCCAGCCAAAACTTCCGAGGCGAGCAAGCCGAGCCCAAGAAGAAGAAGTCGGCCAagaaaaaaatgaaggcaaaaaagAGCCTTCGCTCGACAGGAAGTGGGCCAACAAAATAA